Within Harpia harpyja isolate bHarHar1 chromosome 4, bHarHar1 primary haplotype, whole genome shotgun sequence, the genomic segment TCCTCTTTCAATAATTTTGGCTGGCATTCCTGCTAATGCAGCAATGTTGGCAGCATGACTAACAGTGGAAATGCCCTCTTTGATCTGATAGAAAAATATCAACTCATCTCCATCTTGGTGGGTCTCCATGGTCAGGTACTCCAGAAGAGGTGTGTCGGGCAGGAGTTCTAGCTGCATTAAACTATGAAAATTAGTGGAGACAAAGACCTGCGGACACTGTGTTCCTTGACTGATCCAGTATCTCAGGACAGCAGCCAGAAGGGACAGGCCGTCGAGTGTGTTGGTCCCTTTACCAAACTCATCAATAAGTACCAAGGACCTCTCAGTAGCATTGTTTACTGCCTTGGCAACCTGGTTAAGATCAATCATGAAAGTGGAGAGCCCTACAGAAACTGATTCCCTACTGTGGATTCTTGTGTAAATCCCATCAATTACTCCAATCACTGCCTCTGTGGCAGGGACATAACTGCCAACTAGAGCCATGAATACTATAAGACCTACTTGCTTTAAGTAGACGCTCTTTCCAGATGAATTGGGCCCTGTGATGATCTTTATTCGCCTGGTAGCCTCGCCACTGTTCACAGGATTGGCCACAAAAGTCTTTGCACATAGTTCCATGAGTGGATGTCTTCCATCCTTGATGTAGAAGCCATGGCGGTGAGTAAAACGTGGCCGGCAGTAGGCATTCTCCCGGGCCATCATTGCCAAAGCTAGTAGCACATCTAGGTGTGCAGTATACTCAATCACACTGCTAAGTACTTCAGACTTCTCCAAGATCTTTGTCTGCAGCTGGTGCATAATAAGTGTTTCCTGGTCTCTGATCTCACAGTGCAAGTCACCCAGTAGGCTGTCTAGCTCCTTAGTCCTAGCACTTCTGTAGTGCAGTTTGTCCTCTGACAAGAACATGAAGTCCAGGCCTTCGATTTCAAAGTCACTCTTATCCACCATAGTTGGTAGCCGTGGAATGGAGAGAAGGAACCCAATCAAAGGAATGTAGATCACACAACAGGAGGGAATATGATTGTCCAAGGTCTCCAATTCTTTTCGTGCCACTTCTGTAAGCAAGTCTGACAGTCCCATCAGCTTCCGTTTCTTCTCATCGATGGTGGGGTCCACATTGGGTCTAACAGTGAAGCGGTTCTCTGAGATGCTGCCTTCAAAGTCGACCACTTTGCTGATTAGACTAGCAATGTAGTGCAGATCATCAGTAAAGACCCGTGAAATAGTCTGAAAGAGTTCAATACTGTTGGGCAGGGAACGACATGTGTTCCTAAGGCACACTGCACTGTACACTGTCTTATAGAGTGCTTGCCAGTCACTAACTTTTGTGTGGGAAAGAGTCATTCTTTTTAGAATAAGAggcacatttttaatattcttgaGGCAACCTTGAAGGGTGAGGACTGTTTCGTGGTTCTGAGCCAGCAGGAAGAAGTGGATAACATCTAGCCGTTTGTTCAGCTCTGTCAAGTTCCGAGTAGGTCGTGTGAGCCACAGCCTCAGCAGTTTTTCTCCCCATTTGCACCTGCACCGGTTTAAAATTCCATATAAACTGAATCCTTCTTTTAATCCACTGGACAGCTTGTACACAGAAGGATGGATATCACTTTTAAATATCTGCAGGACACAGTAAGTGTCTTGGTCCATATTCACAATATCTGACAACACAAACTTTTTGAAGGCCAAAATAGGAACTGCAATAGTGCTTTCTTCAAGCTCAACTCCAACCCTTCTCCTGTCCAGGAACTTAAGGAGTCCCCCTAGGGCTCGTATCATGAGTGTGCTCTCAAAAGGGATGACTGAGGACAAGTAGAGAATTTTCTCTGTTGCAGTCATATGAGATGGGATAAATGGAAATTGCCTGGATAGGATCCGTTGCTTGCTGACTTCTAGGCCAAAATCCATGTTAGGAAACAGGACAATTTCCGGTTTTCTTATATCTTTATCACCAGCAGTAGCTGTTAGGTTGGTCAGAAATTTGGCAATATTCTGGTCCTGTTTTGCACTGGTCACTATGCATTGAGGATTAACTTCCCCAATCACTTTATGCAGTAGCTTGAGGTCTTCATTATCAGGTATATCAGGCATAAAGTAGACTGAGCAATCTTCTGTATCATAATAAGCAATTGCAAGCTGCCCTGCATACCACAAAACAGACATGTGTGTCTCAGAGCACTCTTCTTCCTCTTGTTCGGGCCCAAGTGGTGGTGGCAGAGCACAACTCGTGGCTGGTGTGGCACTCATTCTGTTggagaaagatatttttattcacaACTCATCCAAAAAGTCCTGAGAAGTAACTGGAATTGACAACAGCAGGTTAACACTCATTCTTCCAACCCTGGAGAAACTAAGAAGCTACCAGGAATTAAAGACAGATGTTGCCTGTTCAAGTGAAAAGATGCAGCCAATAACTACAGCCGCCATCTTGCTTCCAAGCAAGGTGTAACTGAGCTAACTACCAGCAACGTTGGAATAGTTTTACAGTTTTAATTTGTATCCTTTATTTTAGTAAGTATATATGTAAGCCCAAATACCCATAAATACAGTAATGTACGTgcacatgtatatacatgtacAAAATCATCCTCCCTCAGAGGTACGGGACACCCACGTGCACTGACCACAGATCCTCACAACAATGCAGCCACATAAACCGGTCACCGTTTCAGGGTCCTACCCCGGTATTTACGCAGCACCATCACATAGTACCGGTTTCTATACAAGTACAGAACATACTGCTGCAGGGGTCAACCATACCAGTTTCCCCTACAGAGTCCACAGTCGCTGTCAGCAACCCACTTCCAACCCTCTCCCGCTTCTTCCCCCCTCTACTCACCCTCCTCACCACAGACGGGCAGCTCGTCTCGGCTGCTCCGGCTCCTTGCAGCCCAAAAGTTTTATTTTGacccccttcctctccttctccgGGCAGGTGCGTGGCGCTCCCTGCGCTCAGCCCCTTCCGCTGCCGGCTCCTGTCAGGAAGGCGCCGCGCGGTGGCGCTGAAGCCCGCCTCCGCGGCCAGCCCGCGGCCGCCagctcgccccgccccgcccctgccccgaACCGCCGGTCGCCCCCCGCTGCCGGGGCCCACAGCAGCCCTCTCCCGGCAGCAGGTCCTTGCCGTCATGCGGGGAATGGACCCTCAGCCTCCCTTGCAGTCTCCTGGCTGAATGGGAGCACCCCTCGCCCCGGGGCTCGAGATCCTCCTGCCAGGCCCTGCCCCGTTCCCTGGGAGTGGCTCTCGCTACCTCCCTCCCCGGCTTCCTCGGAGTCCCGGGCTGAGGTGaagggagaggaggtggctgGAAGAAGCACCCTGAGCAGCCCAGCCTGCCAGCCGGCAAGGGTTGCCAAGTATCTGCGTCTCCATGACCTGCCTCTGCACGTTCTGCCAGTGCTCCAGTGGGACCCACGGCCATCCCTACCCACTGCCCGGCTCCCCGCTGCCCACCTCTTTCACCCGTTGAGGCTTCTGCAGTTCACTTAATGAGCTACTTCAAGCAGCTGTAAATGAATCTGGATATGCAGCCCTCACCTTTAGAGAGCTGGACATGTGGTGCTGGGAGATGGGCATTTTGGCTTTGGGTCTGGTACATGGAAACTGAAGCTGCTTGCTGGGGGCGTTGGGCACCTTGCTTTGCAGCCGTGTTAAGGCCTGCCACCACTTGAGCTTTCATGCCCCTGGTCCCACAAAGGGGCAAACACTGCCCGGCTGCCTGCTGACAGCCACGGGGACTCCGTGCAGCTGGAGGGTTTAACTGCAGGCTGGGGATGGCAGGTCGCACCTTCCCTGCCTGCATACAGAGGAGGCACAGACATGACAGGGCTGCTGGATGCTGTCTCCTTGGTGTCCTGCTGGTCTTGCAAGAGCTCCACGTGCAACGCGTCTCCCAGCTCACATTACACAAGCATGTTCCTTTACAGGCATCCTTTACAGTGCTTCCTCAAGAAGCaggtgtcttcctcctccccttccagcaCCAAATGCTTCAAAATGGCCTCTCAAGTACTCTGATTCTCACCCTCCTGCAATTATAGCATATCTCTAttaatcagcatcaataacttTCCCATGTGGGAACAACTCCTCTCTTTCATCTCCACTGCTCCAGAGCCTTTCAATTAAGAAATGAACCATGACCTTCCCATGCACCTGCGTTGTTTCATCCTTTCACATCTCATTGCAACCATTGCAAACTGCTCTAGAAATTGCTCCAAGTTACTAAAAATATCATACAGTTTTTCCATGGCTGCTTTTCCAAATATCTTTCAGTAGTGCATCACAAGCATAACTGAATTCCTGAGCATTCAACATTTGATTCACACCGTACCAATCTGTTTTTGACAAGCAACATCCCAACCTCTtgtaaatggtatttttttattgGAGCATGAAGTAGTGATTTtgatcttttcttcattttgttccaCAAGTACTCAAGGCTTCACATTATTGACAAGTGTTCTCCTGGCTGAAAAggtctttttttattactgattgATGTCtaaatgtatttcaaagaacTGTCAGCCAAAAAGCAAAGAATGatgatttaatttcaaaataacctTAGTACGTAAGACTAATCTAGCCATAGAATATCAAATTTTGAATAATGACAGTGAGGCTGGAATAAATTTAGACTTCCAAGGAGATTGTgtatgcaaaatgaaaaacatcCACCACTAGATGTCATTATTTCAGAGATTAAGGAAATGGAAAGACATTTCTGACCTTCTTGAAACTAGACTTTAGGGGACCAAAAGTTTAATTTACTAAAGATGACCAAAAGTCTCTAAATTAGAGAGAGCCCATCTTGCATATGAGTAATTGTGAATGAAGCACCACAAGAAATGCGTGAGCGTGATGCTCACATGAATGGATTATAGTgtcagggtgggaggaaggagacagCATCTGTCTCCTTTAGGGTGTCTGGTGAAGGACCTTTTCAGTGCAGAAGGGGATAGTAACGAAAGGAGGAGGCTCTAAACACCACATACAGAGACACAAACTTGACCAATGTATGATAAGGGAGGCAGTACCGAGAGCCAAAGCTGGTCAGCCACACGGACTGATAAGGGCATGTGAAGTGTGGGGATGTTTATTTCAATAGGATTGTCTGGTTGAGGACTTTGTCAAATGGAAGAGTAAGGGAAAGGGGGAAGCCATAAACGAAATACCCAGAGACACAAACCTGTCAAACATAGTACACAAAATCAAGAAACAAACCTTgtcagtcacactaattgatggCCTGTCAAGAAGCTGCAGGCAAACCGGAACTTTGCAGCTCTTGGGGATGTAAAGCTGAGGGTCCAGGGTGTTGGTGGGACTGTGCAAACGGATGGGCGATGTGcaggggatgaggatggggaggaACGAAGGAGGACTGGACAGAATGGGGTGTAAAAGGGGTCAGTCCTGTGTAAAACGGGGCTGGTGGGTGCGCTTGTCTGACTACGGCAGTGTGctgggtgctggctgctgggggcAGATGTCTATATCTTCCCCAAACGGTGTGTGTGTGAGAGGTGCGGGTGTTCACTACCAAACCTTGAGCTGGACCAGCCGGCAAGTAGGGGACCCGTGGGGTGGGTAAGGAGGCCTGGGATCTGGGCAGGGGTGCCAGGCAGACAGAGGGGCTGTGACAGTGCTTGGGGGATGCACAAATGTGCATGTGCTTGTGAACCTGGAGAGAGTCATATGTGTGCCTGCACCAGTGACCTTCTGTCTCTGCTGGGGGCTGTCCACACTTCTGTCTCATGTGAGCCATGTATGTGggtgctgttgaaggcagcacCTTGTCTGTGGCAGCCTGTGTAGCCAGCTGTGTCCATGTCCCCTGAGCATGATATGCATGTCTCTGGGACATGAAAGCAGCAGGTACATCCGTAAGAGACCCTGGTTCCCTGGGGCGtggggctgggctccagcagccaggcagtagggagccctgggctggagctgctggaggcagcagtCGCTCGTAACATCCCTTAGCATATagcaacaatttttaaaaagcaaacagcattatTGTGAGGTAGATTGaaggagaaaatactgaatttctaCAGAGATCATCTATTTTTATTGACAATATGATGGAACGAGGAGCCCTAAACTCTTAAAATAACTACTGAAATGAGGTTTTCTGAAAACAGCCTAATAGAATATTTATTATGTTCCACTTCATATATGCAAAACTACATAATGATACTGATACTATAAATCACTGTAAGTTTTTAGATTTACTGAGATAAAAAGTCTAGTGCTAGTTAAATACAACCACATTTTCCTGTTTGGTGATTTTAAAGACCCAGAAAACTGCCCTGGACAAACATTTGAGATTCTTCCTTGTAGTAGCATGCTCAGTGATGACAGCAAGAATAATTTCCAGTTGCATGTTCCATGAAGACTGTTGCAAACCATTGGAAGTTAAAGCAGTTGTAGCATTGTGTATGTCAAACTGTTTCTTACAGGACTGAAGAGGGAGGGGTAGAAAGGAGAAGTAATGacacttttatttccttgtttaagTTCTGCAGCAGACAGTGCTTAACTAAAACAGAAGATTTGGCACATTATTGCTTCAGTATTCTTTTTGCATCTTGAAGTAGTTTTCCATCCTAACTATACCTCTGGTTAAAATGAAAACTATAggaattaaatatgaaaatgcagTCTTCTAGTGGAATGGCTAATTGAATATTATGTTGCTgtttaaaggtgaaaaaaattgACTCAAGCTTGTATGaagattttaaaagccattatttTGGAGTTGAAATCCTGCACCGCCTAGATCTTTGCTCCATgttgaaaaaaaagcaaccaaatgGTTACTACTACTGTGAGTCCTCTATTGTTTTTGGTAAGTACATCATTTTCCTCTTATATCAATTGTGTCTATAAGTTATATGCCTGAAAAGCCGTTTTTTTTCTGGAGCGTATATTAGGCAGTTCTTCTAATAATATCCATGGAGTCTGACAGAAGTCTGTCCTTCAACCCTGGCTCTCCAGGAACACTGTGCAGTGCTTCTTGCTGACAGCTAAAGTTTGTGTTCAACTGTCCATCCCCAGAATCCAGTTCCATTTCTCATCCTGAAATGAGTGTTTAAGATAAGTGAGATGTATCACTCTCCAGAGCTGCTCATCTCTCTGTTGACTATAAAGACAGCCTGTGTGACTAAGTTAGATTAGATGTGGTAATAATAGATGATTAAAGCTCAGTGAAACGTCTGTGGTTTGGCAGAGATGTGACCTTACTTGGACTATATTCATATACAGAGAGCATTTCAGTGGTACAACGGATTTCATAATAACTGTTCAGAATACCATCAAGACTTCAAACATTGTACAGACACCTTGCCTAGATCATTACAATGCTAGAAATCACAGTTGTGTCCTCCTGCTTTATCTGAACAGAAGCTTCACATCCCTATGATTAATATTCTAGGCTTGTCTTCTCATTCTGCCACACGTCCTGTATAGCTGGAACTTCAGATGGTATACATGGAAGGTCTATGGACTGAGAGACTATGGGATAATGGCTTGTACGATAAAACTCTCTGTGATGGTTAGTTCCCAGTAGCTGATAATGGATCTTGGGGCTGCTATTAGTTATATTAAGAACATGAGTTAAAACACTCTAAGTGGAATAACTGGAGAACGTTGaggattttttcttaaatgcagtcACCCCGTGAAATCTAGGAATGTATTGTGTGATGTGTTGggaatatctttaaaaataccattCCTGCACCTGCAGATCTCTAAGAAATCAGATGACATGAGAAGATGGTCAAGTAGTAATAcagtaaaatgcaaaattttttatattaattgCTTTTTTCACCTCTCCTAATTAGGCTGATTTTTTATATATGTCATGTTAGAGGTGAGTCTCAAAAGGCAGGATAGCAGGGAACAGGTCATGGTCTTTGGAGGTCgggttatattttctcttctttgtgcTGGTACAGCTTGGTTTTTATGtttttgggattattttttctttgttgcgGTCATGTCAAAGGTTGAATGTAGTGATGTTAGAAGGCATGGGATACTGAAATTCATACTAAAAGTTCAGTGAAGACTtaactttgtcttttttctttagaaatagaAATTTAGAAATAGAGCAATTCTCTATTTGGCATGTTGTCAATGAGCAATAGCTCCATCTCAGCAAGAATATGGACAGTCTTAATAAATCTTAATAAAGCAAAGTCTTAACTTTGGCCTACTTAAGGAAAAGAGAATATGTGTTTTTGTATGGATCCTCTaataacaggaaagaaatgtgaaaaatcttTTACAAGGAGCCTCAGCAATATAATGTTTACTTGAAGACTATGATAAATTTGTTCTCATATACCTCGCAACACTTTTGAGATTTCTGGtaatacaaagaaatataaaaaaaaaaattttgaccAGAAATCATTCCAGCAAACAAATTATTCAGTGGATCTAACGTTTCCCACTCCAAAACATACTAGATTTAGTAATGAAAATGTTCATGACCAAGGAATGATCATATcctcagaaagaaagaacaaaacatgcAACATCAGGGAAATCTTCCAAGACCGTTGCCATCCCAACTAGCTGAATAGAAACATCTTCACTGGAATCTTTTCTTGTGTGGACAGTTTTAAAGGAAAGCCCTGTCTTCATCCTTAAGTAATAAGGAATCTCAAAAAGATGAAAACTTCTGTTTGTTATGAAGATACATTGTTAAGGACTAAGAAATCTCAAGAATTTGAAGACTTTATGAAGGTACCGTGTCCATCCCCAGATTCTGCAAAACCTTTAAAGGTATGATGagcataaaataaaaggaaaacttctgATCCAGGCACCTCTTCCAGTTGACCTAATTTTGATGGAAAGATCCATCTTTCAAAGGCTTATCATTGACAGAAATACATGTGAATAATGCATTATACTTCATTTTTCCTAAGCacatattgggtttttttataatcaTAAAAACTATACCTGGTTAATAGGCAGGTTATACCTGGTGCCTCATCTGCTGGTTTTCAGCCACTTTTCAAGCTGGATTGTTTCATTCTTAATGCTGTAAAACTAACACTGTGTTGGAGACAAAGGGTGTTCATGAACAGTTAGTACTACTTCTAAATTTCTGTTGTTTGGCCTAGCTTTACATAAACAGCACTATTAAAAGTTAGTGCTGGTTCCAGGACTCTGGGTATGGCTTTGGTGCCAACCTGGTTTCTGCCTTGTGGTAACTTGtttccctgtgctgcagcattgctggtggaagtgctcactgGTCTTGAGGACTGTTTTGAGGACTTATGATTaaatactgtcgtggtttaagcccagccagtaacaaagcaccacgcagccactcgctcactcccccctccagccatggtgggatgagaagaaaatacaaaggcaggctcgtgggtggagataaggactgggagggatcactcaccacttatggtcacaggcaaaacacaggTTCAACTCGGGGAAGAAacagaatcaatttaatttactaccaatcaaatcaaaacaaggataatgagaagtaaaccccaaatcttaaaatgcctttcccccacccctccctccttcccggctcaaatccactcccggttctctccacctcctccccccggcggcgcaggggaacaggggatgggggttggggtcagctccccacaccttgtctctgccgctccttcctcctcagggggaggacatctcactcgtcccctgctccaccatggggtacctcccacgggagacagtccttcacgaacttctccaacgtgagtcctttccacgggctgtggttcctcacaaacttccctggcgtgggtcctttccgcgggccgatcttcagtcaccagctgctccagcgtgggctttcccagggagtcacggccatcttggggggcctccgctccaccgttcacctccacgggctgcagggggacagcctgccgtctgaccacgggctgcagggacatccacctcctcaggcgcccctcctccccctccttcctcactgacctcggtatctgcagacgggttcctctcacattccaatccccctactcactgtgggttccccttcttaaatctgttctcccagaggcgctaccgccgtcaccgattgggtcagcctgggccagaggcgggtccgacttggagccgggggagcttctagaagcttctcacaggagccgtccctgcagcccctcccccgacaccaaaaaaacccgcaccacacaaacccataacaaataCTTATGCAATACTTTAAACATGTCAGGCACTTCACAAATGCCATTTGCTgttaatgtttttgtttgctCTTAGGGCCACCTTTATTTAGCTTAGGTAGGCTGTTACAAAACAAATCAAAGGCAGCACAGAGGAAAGGAAGTGTAGGATGTCTGTTTAAGTTAGTGACAGCACTATTGCAAAATCCAGAGCAGTCAAAATCAAAGTGAGATATATTTAtacatatctatctatctatttatctatctaaATATATTATACTTACTACCTTGTGTTATGCATGTCTCATAGTTATGTTTATATCTGTGTATATAATTATATATCTAATGTCTTCTGTACATGTATGTACATTCAAATATTATTTATGTGCATCCAAATGCTTAAAGAGAAATTACAAGATTATTTAACATGCTATGAAATTTTTCATTTAGGTAAAATTGAAGCTCCGCTTTTCACAAATACACTTCAGAATATTTTGGAATATGTATCTGATTAAGGAATTTGGTAAATAACTCATTACAAATGAAAGCTGTTTAGTAGTATATTTGGTAGATATTGacaatgttttttcaaaatatttgtttaaatctCTGTTCTTGAACTTGCTGTGTTACTGACATCTCAGAATGCTAAAATGAGACAGTTATTCTTTCAGCTGTCTTTTGAATATGAGTCCCATTAAATGGTTTATAACAGCAGTC encodes:
- the MSH5 gene encoding mutS protein homolog 5, whose amino-acid sequence is MSATPATSCALPPPLGPEQEEEECSETHMSVLWYAGQLAIAYYDTEDCSVYFMPDIPDNEDLKLLHKVIGEVNPQCIVTSAKQDQNIAKFLTNLTATAGDKDIRKPEIVLFPNMDFGLEVSKQRILSRQFPFIPSHMTATEKILYLSSVIPFESTLMIRALGGLLKFLDRRRVGVELEESTIAVPILAFKKFVLSDIVNMDQDTYCVLQIFKSDIHPSVYKLSSGLKEGFSLYGILNRCRCKWGEKLLRLWLTRPTRNLTELNKRLDVIHFFLLAQNHETVLTLQGCLKNIKNVPLILKRMTLSHTKVSDWQALYKTVYSAVCLRNTCRSLPNSIELFQTISRVFTDDLHYIASLISKVVDFEGSISENRFTVRPNVDPTIDEKKRKLMGLSDLLTEVARKELETLDNHIPSCCVIYIPLIGFLLSIPRLPTMVDKSDFEIEGLDFMFLSEDKLHYRSARTKELDSLLGDLHCEIRDQETLIMHQLQTKILEKSEVLSSVIEYTAHLDVLLALAMMARENAYCRPRFTHRHGFYIKDGRHPLMELCAKTFVANPVNSGEATRRIKIITGPNSSGKSVYLKQVGLIVFMALVGSYVPATEAVIGVIDGIYTRIHSRESVSVGLSTFMIDLNQVAKAVNNATERSLVLIDEFGKGTNTLDGLSLLAAVLRYWISQGTQCPQVFVSTNFHSLMQLELLPDTPLLEYLTMETHQDGDELIFFYQIKEGISTVSHAANIAALAGMPAKIIERGVEVSELIRNGKAIKCIDHPSKGDRMEKCKSVVEKFLCLDLDDPHVDLEEFMHKEVLPSAASVL